The Mucilaginibacter yixingensis genome window below encodes:
- a CDS encoding T9SS type A sorting domain-containing protein → MKKSLLIWTLMTWLVLLCGKASAATYTWTGLGTNSNWSNTSNWTGGTYPHLSTDNVTIPLTGTFKSPTVDVAVICGTLTISGSVTVNLSANLTASGAVTISNGVTAVINAASSTTFQISSGISVGSSSTTSITFSGNGATNLSGTFTASQNVTFAVSTGHTFSFNAGASYSGGNSTTVNNGGTLNINGTSSTGCTFTPGFQSSFTNTGTFAGTYVNWTEASNTVTMSNSGTFGLSNSTFSQTQSSTFTNTSNTSTFTTCTISLPNNNSYITASAGTVNLTGCTISLTGNPSYLSNSSTGNLHIYGSSSLAITGPNKPYISGAGTGSFTIDGGSSISVTNFGPQIKNSGKMYFGTSGSSCTVTLNSQPQDQSTGATVYNTGTMYLGSTSIIKFGNQYQTTVNNVGTFTLQSDANGSAAIGDMSGSSTNAIIGTYNVERYLAGQSSGTTADSKRNYRLISSPVSTTGLSGGVYTLSYLNTNSGGVTGIFTSGPSGGGFTYSPASGTANSTVYLYQETVASSNTSFNSGNFKGITKLDNGSNQVLYNDGSTSANAASLYAGNGFMVYYVGNNVSNTGTSTSTPTKASRVGGSYAAVDNSTMSASGKLNTGQIVTKMWFNSSNPSRSAVGTGYNLVGNPYPSTIDWDTFNTTTSTTGVYGPNLTGVIAVFDYASKNYGFYIPAALGTVSPTNNASHLIMSGQGFFVQVKSGQTSSTLTFNESCKSTSSPNFSNSPLMGVPVGQKVTQYVKLRVAKDSINRDEAIVMFDGKNQYEDSFDVYRLAGNGNIATLGTYPQGNSTLLAINHMQSIDSTTRVKIYANVISSTGIDTISAYGIETLDSRYDAFLIDHYKKDSLQISLYKRYNFNITSDTASYGTNRFELAFHKKPGLNYHLLSFTGMQVKDGIQLTWRVENEQNLTTFSVQKADGTQQFISIYGMQSDGRGTYTWLDKAPSTGVNTYRLQQNDPFENISYSKPITVNFDNSTSSGDALTVYPNPTISDLNVKLNNSSIPNQVLVKVFDSSGQLKLNKVTDGNHIQENIGNLLPGVYVVQILDNATQTLVGQKKITKAK, encoded by the coding sequence TTGAAAAAGAGTTTACTTATTTGGACTTTAATGACCTGGCTGGTGTTGTTATGTGGCAAAGCATCTGCTGCTACTTATACCTGGACGGGACTAGGCACCAATTCTAACTGGAGCAATACTTCAAACTGGACAGGCGGCACCTACCCACATTTGTCAACAGATAACGTAACTATACCTCTAACGGGAACTTTTAAATCACCTACCGTTGACGTTGCGGTTATATGCGGAACATTGACCATATCTGGCTCTGTAACCGTAAACTTATCAGCCAATCTTACAGCTTCAGGTGCCGTTACAATTTCCAATGGTGTTACGGCTGTAATTAATGCAGCAAGTAGTACAACTTTTCAAATCAGTAGTGGTATAAGTGTGGGTAGCAGTAGCACTACATCCATAACATTCTCAGGTAACGGGGCTACTAATCTGAGCGGTACTTTTACTGCCTCCCAAAACGTAACCTTTGCTGTTAGCACAGGGCATACTTTTAGCTTCAATGCCGGAGCTTCTTATAGTGGCGGGAACAGTACAACCGTCAATAATGGCGGTACGTTAAATATAAATGGCACATCCTCAACCGGATGTACATTTACACCTGGATTTCAAAGCTCGTTTACCAACACAGGAACGTTTGCCGGCACTTATGTAAACTGGACTGAGGCAAGTAACACCGTCACCATGTCCAACTCCGGTACATTTGGTCTAAGTAATTCTACTTTTTCACAAACACAATCGAGTACTTTTACCAATACCAGCAATACGTCAACATTTACAACCTGTACCATATCACTACCTAACAATAACAGCTACATAACAGCATCTGCCGGCACAGTCAATTTGACGGGTTGTACCATATCACTAACTGGAAATCCAAGCTATTTGAGTAATTCAAGTACTGGCAACCTGCACATTTACGGATCTTCTTCATTAGCTATCACAGGTCCTAACAAACCTTATATATCAGGAGCGGGTACCGGAAGCTTTACAATTGACGGCGGCTCATCAATCTCTGTTACAAACTTTGGTCCGCAAATCAAAAACTCAGGCAAGATGTATTTCGGCACCTCCGGGTCATCTTGTACAGTCACCTTAAATAGCCAGCCTCAAGATCAAAGTACGGGAGCCACGGTTTACAATACAGGAACTATGTACTTAGGTTCTACCTCTATAATAAAGTTCGGCAACCAGTATCAAACAACTGTAAATAATGTCGGAACTTTTACCTTACAATCTGACGCCAATGGCTCAGCAGCAATTGGTGATATGAGTGGCAGTTCGACCAATGCCATAATTGGCACTTACAATGTGGAGCGTTATCTTGCGGGCCAATCCAGTGGCACCACGGCAGATTCTAAGCGTAATTATCGTTTAATTTCTTCTCCCGTATCTACAACAGGACTTTCGGGCGGTGTCTACACATTGAGCTACCTCAACACAAATAGCGGCGGTGTAACCGGAATTTTCACATCTGGTCCGTCGGGCGGAGGGTTTACGTATTCTCCGGCCTCGGGCACCGCCAATTCAACCGTTTATCTGTATCAGGAAACCGTAGCATCATCTAACACTTCTTTTAACTCTGGAAACTTTAAAGGCATAACCAAACTTGACAACGGCAGTAATCAGGTATTATATAATGACGGTTCTACTTCTGCAAACGCTGCAAGCTTATATGCCGGCAATGGCTTTATGGTGTATTATGTGGGCAATAACGTAAGTAATACGGGCACATCAACTTCTACCCCCACTAAGGCGTCAAGAGTTGGTGGTTCTTATGCTGCTGTGGATAATTCTACTATGTCTGCCTCGGGCAAGCTCAATACCGGGCAGATTGTAACTAAGATGTGGTTTAACAGCAGTAACCCCAGCAGATCTGCTGTTGGAACAGGTTATAACCTGGTAGGCAATCCTTACCCATCAACTATTGATTGGGACACGTTTAACACCACCACCTCAACGACAGGAGTTTATGGCCCAAATTTAACAGGCGTAATAGCCGTATTTGATTACGCCAGCAAAAACTATGGCTTTTATATTCCGGCGGCCCTTGGGACAGTTTCGCCCACCAATAATGCCAGTCACCTTATTATGAGTGGACAAGGCTTCTTTGTACAGGTTAAAAGCGGTCAAACTTCGTCCACATTAACCTTCAATGAAAGTTGCAAATCAACCTCAAGCCCCAATTTTAGCAATAGTCCATTGATGGGTGTGCCGGTTGGACAGAAGGTAACTCAATACGTAAAACTGCGGGTGGCTAAAGACTCCATAAACAGAGACGAAGCTATTGTAATGTTTGACGGCAAAAACCAATACGAGGATTCATTTGATGTTTACCGTTTAGCCGGCAATGGAAATATTGCCACCTTGGGCACCTATCCTCAAGGCAACAGTACCTTGCTGGCCATTAATCATATGCAAAGCATTGATTCTACTACCCGTGTTAAAATCTATGCAAACGTAATTAGCTCTACTGGTATTGATACCATATCTGCTTATGGGATTGAAACACTTGACTCCCGTTACGACGCCTTCCTGATTGATCATTACAAAAAAGACTCCTTACAAATCAGTCTTTACAAAAGATACAATTTTAACATCACCAGCGATACTGCTTCTTATGGCACCAACCGTTTTGAGCTGGCGTTTCACAAAAAACCTGGCTTAAATTACCATTTACTCAGCTTTACCGGCATGCAGGTAAAAGATGGCATACAACTAACCTGGCGGGTAGAGAATGAGCAAAACCTTACAACTTTCAGCGTTCAAAAGGCCGACGGTACACAGCAGTTCATATCCATTTATGGTATGCAAAGCGATGGCCGGGGCACTTACACCTGGCTGGATAAAGCACCATCAACTGGTGTAAACACCTACAGATTACAACAGAATGATCCGTTTGAAAACATTAGCTACAGTAAACCCATAACTGTCAACTTTGATAACAGTACCTCTAGCGGGGATGCTTTAACTGTTTACCCCAACCCAACTATTAGCGACCTGAACGTTAAATTAAATAACAGTAGCATACCAAACCAGGTGCTGGTTAAGGTGTTTGATAGTAGTGGCCAGCTAAAACTAAATAAAGTGACTGACGGCAACCATATACAAGAAAACATTGGTAACTTGTTGCCCGGAGTTTACGTTGTACAGATTTTAGATAATGCAACACAAACTTTAGTGGGACAGAAGAAAATCACGAAAGCGAAATAG
- a CDS encoding DUF4136 domain-containing protein, translated as MKRNIWGMLALLAVCLLAACSSYTYYSVGNANNLSQYSTFAWLPPFNNTRNPYYDNDVADQRIKDQATTDLESRGLRLRDRNPDLLVRYSIMVNTKVSTYNQPMYSYNWGGYYPSYRYYGGRGFYYRYGGAYPVYVGSEIYQVPYKEGTLIIDLIDRTTHKVIWRGYGIGVVNNPESAVNDLPKVVNGILEKLPLNKMR; from the coding sequence ATGAAAAGGAATATCTGGGGCATGCTGGCGCTGTTGGCCGTATGCCTGCTGGCTGCCTGCTCAAGCTATACTTATTACTCGGTTGGTAACGCCAACAATCTGAGCCAGTATAGTACCTTCGCCTGGCTACCGCCATTTAACAACACCCGCAATCCTTATTACGACAATGATGTAGCCGATCAGCGGATTAAAGATCAGGCTACGACCGATCTGGAAAGCAGGGGACTGCGCCTGCGCGACCGTAATCCTGATTTGCTGGTGCGCTATTCTATTATGGTAAATACTAAAGTGTCTACCTATAACCAGCCGATGTATAGCTACAATTGGGGCGGCTATTATCCGTCATATCGTTATTACGGAGGCCGTGGTTTCTATTATCGTTATGGTGGTGCTTACCCGGTTTATGTAGGTAGTGAAATTTACCAGGTACCTTACAAAGAGGGCACATTGATCATCGATCTGATTGACCGTACAACGCACAAAGTGATCTGGCGTGGTTATGGCATTGGCGTAGTCAATAACCCTGAAAGCGCGGTGAATGATTTGCCGAAAGTAGTTAACGGCATTCTGGAAAAACTGCCGCTCAACAAGATGAGGTAG
- a CDS encoding NAD+ synthase, translating into MKIALAQLNYHIGNFDSNTDKIITTIRKARTKGADLVVFAELCVCGYPSRDFLEFTEYIELCEAAAQKIAAECTDIACIIGIPTENHMAEGKDHYNSAYFIADGKVQAVVNKALLPNYDVFDEYRYFEPSTQFNCIDFKGHRIALTICEDLWNTLENPLYVNRPMDELIKQQPDVMINIAASPFAYNHDEERIAILSDNARRYNLPLFYVNHVGAQTELIFDGGSLVFDNAGNIVDELPYFEEAITYYDLKDKAAIELLQPSTAKETRQSDIEQIHQGLLLGIRDYFYKSGFKSAILGLSGGIDSAVVCALAAEALGAENVMAVLLPSKFSTDHSLKDAEDLVKNLGCKHEIVPIKSITDSFEEALHPQFKGLPFNIAEENIQSRSRAVVLMAMCNKFGYILLNTSNKSEAAVGYGTLYGDMCGGISVLGDVFKTQVYQLANYINRDREIIPVNSIVKPPSAELRPDQKDSDSLPEYDILDTILKEYVENRQSSKAIIKMGYDEATVRRVIRLVNIAEHKRYQTPPILRVSPKAFGMGRRMPIVGKYLS; encoded by the coding sequence ATGAAGATAGCATTAGCACAACTTAACTACCATATAGGCAATTTTGATTCGAATACTGATAAGATCATCACCACTATTCGTAAGGCCCGCACTAAGGGTGCAGATCTGGTGGTGTTTGCAGAATTATGTGTGTGCGGATATCCATCGCGCGATTTCCTGGAGTTTACCGAGTACATCGAGCTATGCGAAGCCGCTGCCCAAAAGATTGCTGCCGAGTGTACAGACATCGCCTGCATCATCGGCATCCCGACGGAAAACCACATGGCCGAAGGTAAAGATCATTACAACTCGGCATACTTTATAGCTGATGGTAAGGTACAGGCGGTGGTTAATAAGGCTTTACTGCCAAACTATGATGTGTTTGACGAGTATCGTTATTTTGAGCCATCAACCCAGTTTAATTGTATCGATTTTAAGGGACACCGCATAGCGCTGACCATTTGTGAAGACTTGTGGAACACGCTAGAGAATCCGCTATACGTTAATCGTCCGATGGATGAGCTTATCAAGCAACAGCCCGATGTGATGATTAATATTGCGGCCTCACCGTTTGCTTATAACCATGATGAGGAGCGCATTGCCATCCTGAGCGATAATGCACGTCGTTATAACTTGCCGTTGTTTTATGTGAACCATGTAGGCGCACAAACAGAGCTGATCTTTGACGGTGGTTCGCTGGTATTTGATAATGCCGGTAACATAGTAGATGAACTGCCTTATTTTGAAGAGGCTATCACTTATTATGATCTGAAAGATAAAGCCGCGATTGAGCTGTTGCAACCATCTACCGCAAAAGAAACCCGCCAGAGCGATATAGAGCAGATCCATCAGGGATTGCTATTGGGCATACGCGATTATTTTTATAAATCGGGCTTTAAGAGTGCTATCCTGGGTTTGTCAGGTGGTATTGATTCGGCCGTAGTATGTGCCCTGGCTGCTGAAGCCCTCGGGGCGGAGAATGTAATGGCGGTACTGTTACCTTCAAAATTCTCTACCGATCACTCGTTGAAAGATGCTGAGGATCTGGTAAAAAACCTGGGCTGTAAACATGAAATAGTGCCGATCAAATCCATCACCGATTCGTTTGAGGAGGCCCTGCATCCGCAATTCAAGGGACTACCGTTTAATATTGCTGAAGAAAATATCCAATCGCGCAGTCGTGCGGTAGTACTAATGGCCATGTGTAATAAGTTTGGCTATATCCTGCTCAATACCTCTAACAAAAGTGAGGCTGCGGTTGGCTACGGTACACTGTATGGCGATATGTGCGGGGGGATTTCTGTTTTGGGGGATGTTTTTAAAACACAGGTTTACCAGTTGGCCAACTATATTAACAGAGACCGCGAGATTATCCCGGTTAACTCTATTGTAAAACCACCGTCGGCAGAACTTCGTCCTGATCAGAAAGACAGCGACTCATTGCCGGAGTACGATATCCTGGATACTATCCTGAAAGAATATGTAGAGAACCGTCAATCGTCAAAGGCCATCATTAAAATGGGTTATGATGAGGCCACAGTACGTCGCGTGATTCGCCTGGTCAACATTGCCGAGCATAAGCGTTACCAAACGCCGCCAATCCTGCGTGTGTCGCCAAAAGCGTTTGGCATGGGCAGGAGGATGCCTATTGTAGGGAAATATCTTTCTTAA
- a CDS encoding homogentisate 1,2-dioxygenase, giving the protein MPIYHTLGQIPPKRHTQFRKPDGGLYAEELVSTQGFSSVYSLVYHCHPPTLVKTLGEPYSVEPVIARAKHLKHTSLLGFNVHPHDDYLQSRKPVLVNNDLHISLAAPRKSMTDYFYKNSQADEVIFVHVGSGVLKTGFGQIKFGYGDYLVIPRGTIYQLEFDTEDNRLFIVESFGPIRTPKRYRNELGQLMEHAPYCERDIRRPSDLQTIDQQGDFKILIKKQGLIYPYIYGNHPFDFIGWDGYHYPWAFSIHDFEPITGRLHQPPPVHQTFEGHNFVLCSFVPRKFDYHPLSIPAPYNHSNVDSDEVLYYVDGDFMSRKNVVKGQITLHPAGIPHGPHPGSVEKSIGKEATDELAVMIDPFHPLQLTEDALLIEDPNYYHSWADPS; this is encoded by the coding sequence ATGCCCATTTATCATACATTGGGACAAATTCCGCCGAAGCGGCATACACAATTCCGTAAGCCTGATGGTGGATTGTATGCCGAAGAACTGGTGTCGACCCAAGGTTTCTCCAGCGTCTACTCGCTGGTATACCACTGTCATCCGCCTACTTTGGTTAAAACGCTGGGCGAACCTTATTCGGTAGAGCCGGTTATTGCGAGGGCCAAACACCTCAAGCATACCAGTCTGCTGGGTTTCAATGTGCACCCGCATGATGATTACCTGCAAAGCCGCAAGCCGGTGCTGGTTAATAATGATCTGCATATCTCGCTGGCTGCGCCACGCAAAAGCATGACTGATTATTTCTATAAGAACAGCCAGGCTGATGAGGTGATCTTTGTTCATGTAGGTTCGGGCGTGCTGAAAACAGGTTTCGGGCAGATCAAATTTGGCTATGGCGATTACCTGGTAATCCCTCGCGGAACCATCTATCAACTAGAATTTGATACCGAAGATAATCGCCTGTTTATTGTTGAAAGTTTCGGACCGATTCGTACGCCCAAACGCTACCGTAATGAGTTGGGGCAGTTGATGGAACATGCGCCTTATTGTGAGCGCGATATCCGTCGACCGTCAGACCTGCAAACTATCGACCAGCAAGGCGATTTTAAAATACTGATCAAAAAACAAGGACTCATCTATCCGTACATCTACGGCAATCATCCGTTTGATTTTATAGGGTGGGATGGCTACCATTATCCGTGGGCCTTCTCCATTCATGATTTTGAGCCGATAACCGGTCGCCTGCATCAACCGCCGCCGGTGCATCAAACCTTTGAGGGGCACAACTTTGTGCTGTGCTCATTTGTGCCGCGCAAGTTTGACTATCATCCGTTGAGCATACCTGCACCATACAATCATAGCAATGTGGACAGCGATGAGGTGCTGTATTATGTCGATGGCGATTTTATGAGCCGCAAGAATGTAGTGAAAGGGCAGATCACCCTGCACCCGGCGGGCATCCCGCATGGGCCGCACCCTGGTTCGGTTGAAAAATCAATTGGCAAAGAGGCAACTGATGAGTTGGCTGTGATGATAGATCCGTTCCATCCGCTGCAATTAACTGAAGATGCGTTACTGATAGAAGATCCAAATTATTACCATAGTTGGGCCGACCCCTCCTAA
- a CDS encoding fumarylacetoacetate hydrolase family protein, with translation MKLVSYKTEDREHLGIFAGRHIYNLNSCDKLIPDNMNEFLWGGDELMDRAKRINQAILDRQLAAKEELFFELIAPVPHPASCRDGYAFRQHVEAARRNRKVEMIAEFDQYPVFYFTNHNAIQGPGEIACMPDHFQKLDFELEVAVVLNKKGRNISAAEADSYIAGYMIMNDMSARTLQMEEMLLNLGPAKGKDFSTVIGPWLVTPDELEPYKVPTKPGHVGNSYNLEMNCTVNGIRVSSGNMADMDWTFAEIIERCAYGCDVLPGDVIGSGTVGTGCFLELNGTGLLNDPNYQTQWLQPGDLVEMDITGLGVLANVITKEDTEWSILGLKK, from the coding sequence ATGAAACTTGTATCCTACAAAACCGAGGACCGCGAGCATCTGGGCATCTTTGCGGGCCGCCACATTTATAACCTCAACTCCTGCGATAAGCTGATCCCCGACAACATGAACGAGTTTTTGTGGGGCGGCGATGAGCTGATGGATCGTGCCAAACGCATTAACCAGGCTATTTTAGACCGGCAACTAGCGGCCAAAGAAGAGCTATTTTTTGAACTGATAGCGCCTGTGCCCCACCCTGCATCATGTCGGGACGGATATGCTTTCCGGCAGCACGTAGAAGCAGCCCGGCGCAATCGGAAGGTGGAGATGATTGCAGAGTTTGATCAATATCCTGTCTTTTATTTTACCAATCATAATGCCATACAGGGGCCGGGCGAAATTGCCTGCATGCCAGACCATTTCCAGAAGCTGGACTTTGAGCTGGAAGTAGCCGTGGTACTCAATAAAAAGGGCCGCAACATTAGTGCTGCCGAAGCCGACAGCTACATTGCCGGTTATATGATTATGAATGATATGAGCGCCCGAACCCTCCAAATGGAAGAAATGTTGCTGAACCTGGGCCCTGCGAAGGGGAAGGATTTCAGTACGGTGATTGGTCCGTGGTTGGTAACACCCGATGAACTGGAGCCTTATAAAGTACCCACCAAACCCGGGCATGTGGGCAACAGCTATAACCTGGAAATGAATTGCACGGTTAACGGCATCCGCGTATCTAGCGGTAATATGGCGGATATGGACTGGACCTTTGCCGAGATTATTGAACGTTGTGCCTACGGCTGCGATGTATTGCCGGGCGACGTGATTGGCTCGGGCACGGTAGGCACGGGATGCTTCCTGGAACTGAATGGTACCGGCCTGCTTAACGATCCTAACTACCAAACACAATGGCTACAGCCTGGCGATCTGGTAGAGATGGATATTACCGGCCTGGGTGTATTGGCCAATGTGATTACAAAGGAGGATACTGAGTGGTCTATACTGGGCCTGAAGAAGTGA
- the hppD gene encoding 4-hydroxyphenylpyruvate dioxygenase, translating into MQTSHKEAHALGESLGGVDFLPLNGTDYVEFYVGNAKQAAHFYKTAFGFQSLAYAGPETGVRDHASYVLQQGKIRLVLTSPLHSDHPVAEHVKKHGDGVKILALLVDDAFDAFEQTTARGAQPYQKPQTFTDENGEVRTSGIKLYGETVHLFVERKNYRGIFLPGYQKWESEYAPADTGLLYVDHCVGNVGWHKMNNWVSFYEDVMGFRNILTFDDKMISTEYSALMSKVMSNGNGFVKFPINEPAEGKKKSQIEEYLEFYEGEGVQHLALATHDIVKTVTDLRSRGVEFLRVPNTYYEDLLDRVGHIDEDLEPLKQLGILVDRDDEGYLLQIFTKPVEDRPTVFFEIIQRKGARSFGAGNFKALFEAIEREQEARGNL; encoded by the coding sequence ATGCAAACGTCACATAAAGAAGCCCACGCCCTCGGGGAGAGTTTGGGAGGGGTTGACTTTTTGCCTCTCAACGGTACCGACTATGTGGAATTCTACGTGGGCAACGCCAAGCAGGCGGCTCACTTTTATAAAACAGCCTTCGGCTTTCAAAGCCTGGCCTATGCCGGGCCGGAAACCGGCGTGCGCGACCATGCATCGTACGTGTTGCAGCAGGGCAAGATCAGGCTGGTACTTACATCGCCACTCCACTCAGACCACCCCGTTGCCGAGCACGTAAAAAAGCATGGCGATGGGGTGAAAATATTGGCCCTTTTGGTCGACGATGCTTTTGACGCCTTTGAGCAAACCACCGCACGCGGCGCGCAACCCTACCAAAAGCCGCAAACTTTTACCGACGAAAACGGCGAGGTGCGTACCAGTGGCATCAAGCTTTACGGCGAAACCGTACATCTGTTTGTAGAACGCAAAAACTACCGAGGCATTTTTTTGCCAGGCTACCAGAAATGGGAAAGCGAGTATGCGCCTGCAGACACCGGCTTGCTCTATGTAGACCATTGCGTTGGCAACGTAGGCTGGCACAAAATGAATAACTGGGTTAGCTTTTATGAGGATGTAATGGGTTTCCGTAACATCCTGACGTTTGACGACAAGATGATTAGCACGGAATATTCTGCCCTGATGAGTAAGGTGATGAGCAACGGAAACGGCTTTGTAAAATTTCCCATCAATGAACCTGCCGAGGGTAAAAAGAAAAGCCAGATTGAAGAGTACCTGGAATTTTACGAGGGCGAAGGCGTGCAGCACCTGGCCCTCGCCACGCACGATATTGTAAAAACAGTAACCGATCTGCGTAGCCGTGGCGTGGAGTTTTTAAGGGTGCCGAACACCTATTATGAAGATCTGCTGGACCGCGTTGGACACATAGACGAAGACCTGGAACCGCTGAAACAACTTGGCATCCTGGTTGACCGTGATGACGAAGGCTACCTGCTGCAGATCTTCACCAAACCGGTAGAAGACCGGCCGACGGTATTCTTTGAAATTATCCAACGTAAGGGCGCACGTTCTTTCGGAGCAGGTAATTTCAAGGCGTTGTTTGAGGCCATAGAACGCGAGCAGGAAGCTCGCGGCAATTTGTAA
- the gldB gene encoding gliding motility lipoprotein GldB, which produces MKMMNIPGKTKQIYLIFAFGLLLASCSHNKKVDVSNIDVNVKIERFDHDFDDMSRKPMAQQALFLHKKYGAFYQDFIERVLQAGNANDTAYFATLRKVFATQAYKDLKHAVDSIYPNVDKQNIELTDAFRRIRYYFPRKPLPKVYAYFSGFQAQTTIGNNYFGIGLDEFLGADSKFYPALINAYPHYISRRFTPENMAPRVVEGLLTQDLYPESDNDKTLLAKMIYNGKILYAMDQLLPDAADSTKIGYTNAQLKWCEDFKSQIWGYFLGENLLYEVDDQKMGKYLSEAPFTPGLGEKNESAPKLAVWTGWQIVRQYMDKHPDVKLEELMADDDAQNILKESKYRPKAKE; this is translated from the coding sequence ATGAAAATGATGAACATCCCCGGTAAAACAAAGCAAATTTACTTAATTTTTGCTTTTGGTCTCCTGCTGGCGTCCTGCTCGCACAACAAAAAAGTTGATGTGAGCAATATTGACGTCAACGTGAAGATTGAACGCTTTGACCACGACTTTGACGATATGAGCCGCAAGCCTATGGCACAACAGGCACTTTTTCTGCACAAAAAGTACGGCGCCTTTTACCAGGATTTTATTGAACGCGTTTTACAGGCGGGTAATGCTAATGATACCGCCTATTTTGCCACCCTGCGCAAAGTGTTTGCCACGCAAGCTTATAAGGACCTGAAACATGCGGTCGACTCGATCTACCCCAACGTAGATAAACAGAATATAGAGTTGACCGATGCCTTTCGCCGCATCCGTTATTATTTTCCGCGCAAGCCTTTGCCTAAGGTATATGCTTATTTCTCAGGTTTCCAGGCGCAGACTACCATCGGCAATAACTATTTCGGCATTGGTCTGGACGAGTTTCTGGGGGCCGATTCTAAATTCTATCCGGCATTGATCAATGCTTATCCGCACTATATCTCTCGCCGGTTTACACCGGAGAATATGGCTCCACGCGTGGTAGAAGGGCTTTTAACACAAGACCTATATCCCGAAAGCGATAACGATAAAACACTGCTGGCTAAAATGATCTACAATGGCAAGATCCTCTACGCCATGGACCAGCTACTGCCGGACGCTGCCGACAGCACCAAGATTGGCTACACCAATGCCCAATTGAAATGGTGCGAAGATTTTAAATCGCAGATCTGGGGTTACTTTTTAGGCGAGAACCTTTTGTATGAGGTAGACGATCAAAAAATGGGCAAGTACCTGAGCGAAGCCCCGTTCACTCCGGGACTGGGCGAAAAAAACGAATCGGCACCGAAACTGGCCGTGTGGACCGGCTGGCAAATTGTGCGCCAGTATATGGACAAGCATCCTGACGTTAAGCTGGAAGAATTAATGGCGGATGATGACGCGCAGAACATCCTCAAAGAGTCAAAATACCGGCCGAAGGCGAAAGAATAA
- a CDS encoding DUF4349 domain-containing protein, with the protein MKTKLFVLLAGIVLLASCSGSKSKYEVANTSASAADTASNYSAADSVASPKLVKTAEMRFKVKSVDRASEEVSALTGKFNGMITHHQMNSSVESSHDIRKSEDSIMRVTALNTTADITVKVPSEKLDDFMTQAAKLGTYVSLRRMDIEDRTLDYLSARLKLQSRKEVIRGQKKGKVVIKHAEDVMALKDDMIDQQINNQRIDQEVRYSTVSLSIYQNNTITTEVIANDNPDAYRLPFITRVGQSLADGWDIFKELIITLCNLWVLIVIVTGAFFIFRRYRHRADETKPLPAV; encoded by the coding sequence ATGAAAACAAAATTATTCGTGCTGCTGGCCGGCATCGTACTGCTTGCCTCATGCTCGGGCTCAAAATCAAAATACGAGGTAGCAAATACCAGCGCATCCGCTGCTGATACGGCAAGTAATTATTCGGCGGCAGATAGTGTCGCCAGCCCCAAACTGGTTAAAACGGCCGAAATGCGTTTCAAAGTCAAGAGTGTAGATAGGGCCTCAGAAGAAGTGTCAGCGCTTACAGGTAAGTTCAACGGCATGATTACACATCATCAAATGAATTCAAGCGTTGAAAGCAGTCACGATATCCGGAAAAGCGAAGATTCGATAATGCGGGTTACAGCCTTAAATACTACTGCTGATATCACCGTAAAGGTCCCCTCAGAAAAACTGGATGACTTTATGACGCAAGCAGCCAAGTTGGGCACTTACGTAAGTCTGCGCCGTATGGATATTGAAGACAGAACGCTTGACTATTTATCGGCCCGGTTAAAATTGCAAAGCAGGAAGGAGGTGATTAGAGGGCAGAAAAAAGGTAAAGTAGTTATTAAACACGCAGAGGATGTGATGGCGCTAAAAGACGATATGATAGATCAGCAGATCAATAATCAGCGTATTGATCAGGAAGTAAGATACAGTACGGTGAGTTTGAGTATCTATCAGAATAATACAATTACTACAGAGGTGATAGCCAATGATAATCCGGATGCTTATCGCTTGCCGTTCATAACCAGAGTGGGCCAAAGTTTGGCAGACGGGTGGGATATATTTAAAGAGCTGATTATAACGCTTTGTAACCTTTGGGTACTAATTGTTATTGTTACAGGTGCGTTTTTTATCTTCCGGAGATATAGACACCGTGCTGATGAGACAAAGCCATTACCTGCCGTTTAA